A single Desulfovibrio piger DNA region contains:
- a CDS encoding DUF6282 family protein, translated as MSAWTRRDFIRSTGLAGGAAFMTGAAMLHASPSEGTRMPEALLQGVCDLHVHAAPDVKPRSVDELGLVREARQAGYRALMFKSNEWSCHDRAWLIRQIFPDFHCFGSLCMNHCYGDRVNPHAAAMAVKTTGGLCKCIWMPTQAAAWQHAHDKLPGKGIPVLSDTGRVLPEVIRVMEVCAEADIIFATGHSSPEESLVLAGMARDVGVRKFVVTHANSHIWRLSRAQVMRVAELGGYLEYSYITNLWGPGTGLPAFARMSDTDFVTYARLIPERSFITTDLGQPGMPHPLEGMRRCVRTLLRAGMSRQDIDLLIRKNPATLMGLDNDDDRRSS; from the coding sequence ATGTCCGCATGGACACGCAGGGACTTCATCAGGAGCACGGGGCTGGCCGGAGGCGCCGCCTTCATGACGGGAGCCGCGATGCTGCACGCATCGCCGTCCGAAGGGACGCGCATGCCAGAGGCATTGCTGCAGGGCGTCTGCGACCTGCATGTCCACGCCGCCCCGGACGTCAAACCCAGATCCGTCGATGAACTGGGCCTCGTCCGCGAGGCCCGGCAGGCCGGATATCGGGCTCTGATGTTCAAGTCCAATGAATGGAGCTGTCATGACAGAGCCTGGCTGATCCGTCAGATATTCCCTGACTTTCACTGTTTCGGCAGCCTGTGCATGAACCATTGTTACGGCGACCGCGTCAATCCCCATGCCGCCGCTATGGCGGTGAAGACCACGGGCGGCCTCTGCAAATGCATCTGGATGCCCACCCAGGCGGCGGCCTGGCAGCACGCGCACGACAAACTGCCCGGCAAAGGCATCCCCGTATTGAGCGATACGGGCCGCGTCCTGCCTGAAGTCATCAGGGTGATGGAGGTCTGCGCCGAGGCGGACATCATCTTCGCCACCGGCCACAGCTCGCCGGAGGAGAGCCTCGTGCTGGCAGGCATGGCCCGGGACGTGGGGGTGCGCAAGTTTGTGGTGACCCACGCCAATTCCCACATCTGGCGACTGAGCCGGGCCCAGGTCATGCGGGTGGCAGAACTCGGTGGTTACCTTGAATACAGCTACATCACCAATCTCTGGGGGCCGGGTACAGGCCTGCCCGCGTTCGCACGCATGAGCGATACGGACTTCGTCACCTATGCCCGGCTGATCCCGGAACGCAGCTTCATCACCACCGATCTGGGCCAGCCCGGCATGCCGCATCCACTGGAAGGGATGCGCCGCTGCGTCCGCACTCTGCTGCGGGCCGGCATGTCCCGGC